In Larimichthys crocea isolate SSNF chromosome VI, L_crocea_2.0, whole genome shotgun sequence, one genomic interval encodes:
- the brpf3a gene encoding bromodomain and PHD finger-containing protein 3 isoform X2, with protein sequence MLKARRWECDTVVSRLIMGRGRGRGRGRGRGSSGQLRPPSPYRLQLSPSRETLTYAQAQKIVEVDLDGRLHRINITDSLPVITEDEMMAQDIAECNSNKENSEQTQSKTRPWRKPLNGKSRRSGKNTAHQNQRSGSQQHTGPTNSFQHPAHQTPLPEPTFRVLSSVCPTEAPPLPAAYYRYIEKSLEEQDSVAEYDMDEEDLAWLEMVNQKRVSDGHASVSPDTFELLIDRLERESILESRSQALSQSSVDEDAFCCVCLDDECLNSNVILFCDICNLAVHQECYGVPYVPEGQWLCRCCLQSPSRPVDCVLCPNRGGAFKQTSDGRWAHVVCAIWIPEVCFANTVFLEPVEGVKNIPTARWKLTCYLCKQKGRGASIQCHKANCYRAFHVTCAQKAGLFMKIDPVRETGVNGTTFSVKKTAFCEHHSPVGSRRDGTGDESAEGRLVGGRGNRGQRSYTQSPPSPPSKKATKGQKKKNTKGSGGSTRRSTVPVLLVPQIPSHRLNKICTGVEVQRKNQFMQRLHNYWLLKRQSRNGMPLIRRLHSHLQAHKTAEQEPDEKLCAAREELRYWQKLRQDLERARLLVELIRKRERLKREQMKIQQAALELKLTPALVLLRSTLDQLQEKDTAKIFSQPVNLSEVPDYLEFISQPMDFSTMRTKLEGHAYCSIADLEKDFNLVIANCLKYNSKDTMFHKAALQLREVGGAVLRHAHRQSQSIGLDPSTGMHLPDPLNKHGFYHCTWDDVDSLLDPDNRLHLTTEEQLKALLDKLDMVAAMRTSGGRTKRIRLLRREINTLRQKMNQQQQNSQSVNGNDKEDEEKDEEEEEDEEEEEEDEKEKKKKKEKTNVVDNGPLTAVSNSGTDDSPPVLELTCPVSSPLPGDAPLEPPVLGIVTGGRRSPGRSYKRQRSSRSGSKSQGEDEAEVGETPSSQPEAVHEVTPLGKPPTLPLVGVGRRTSVLFKKAKNGARMPKNKSPPQQNGKTSEDKTNGLESTPASPNSPSMTNITTLPPTPNASPTPPSPSSHHLRSRGPSSESEADKLPTPPREGGLTNGKHTFADDDDDQKLNCSVSPPKRSRGKPALAKVPETENGDITGSGKSTLLSLDSETELAPLDLVWAKCRGYPSYPAMIVDPDMPQEGLLHNGIPIPVPPVEVLKLGEWRETEEGEKLFLVLFFDTKRTWQWLPRNKLLHLGMDDTVDKLRLMEGKKPSVRKSVHTAYDRAMVHLNHVRGNLNFTPSNFI encoded by the exons ATGCTGAAGGCGAGAAGGTGGGAATGTGACACAGTTGTTAGCAGACTCATCATGGGTAGGGGtcgaggcagagggagaggaaggggcAGGGGATCATCCGGTCAGTTGCGGCCCCCCTCGCCCTACAGACTGCAGCTCTCTCCATCCAGGGAGACTTTGACATACGCTCAGGCACAGAAAATAGTGGAAGTGGACCTCGATGGAAGGCTCCATCGGATTAACATCACGGATTCTCTGCCGGTTATTACAGAGGACGAGATGATGGCCCAGGACATTGCAGAATGCAACAGCAACAAGGAGAACAGTGAACAAACGCAGAGTAAAACCAGACCTTGGAGGAAACCCTTAAATGGTAAAAGCAGGAGGAGTGGTAAAAATACGGCTCACCAGAACCAACGATCTGGCTCGCAGCAGCACACAGGACCTACTAACTCCTTCCAGCACCCGGCACACCAAACCCCTCTGCCTGAGCCCACCTTCCGTGTGCTGAGTTCAGTCTGCCCCACAGAAGCGCCGCCTCTCCCAGCAGCCTACTATCGGTACATTGAAAAGTCACTGGAGGAGCAGGACAGCGTGGCTGAGTACGACATGGACGAGGAGGACCTGGCCTGGCTGGAGATGGTGAACCAAAAGAGGGTGTCTGACGGCCATGCCTCCGTATCACCAGACACTTTTGAACTGCTGATTGACCGCCTGGAGAGGGAATCCATCCTGGAGTCCCGCAGCCAGGCATTGTCCCAGAGTTCAGTCGACGAGGATGCTTTCTGCTGCGTCTGCCTGGATGATGAATGTCTCAACAGCAATGTCATCCTGTTCTGTGACATCTGCAATCTGGCTGTCCACCAGGAGTGTTACGGTGTGCCCTACGTTCCTGAGGGTCAGTGGCTGTGCCGCTGCTGCCTCCAGTCCCCCTCCCGTCCTGTAGACTGTGTGCTCTGTCCCAACCGAGGAGGtgccttcaaacagacaagtgaTGGGCGTTGGGCTCATGTTGTCTGTGCCATATGGATCCCGGAGGTGTGCTTTGCCAACACAGTGTTTTTGGAGCCTGTTGAGGGGGTCAAGAACATCCCTACTGCTCGCTGGAAGCTCACCTGCTACCTGTGTAAGCAGAAAGGCAGGGGAGCATCCATTCAGTGCCACAAAGCCAACTGTTACAGGGCCTTTCATGTCACCTGCGCCCAGAAGGCCGGCCTGTTTATGAAGATTGATCCCGTCCGGGAGACGGGTGTGAACGGTACCACATTCTCTGTGAAGAAGACTGCTTTCTGCGAGCATCATTCTCCGGTGGGGTCTCGGCGGGATGGGACTGGAGACGAGTCGGCTGAAGGGAGACTGGTGGGAGGCAGGGGTAACAGGGGTCAGAGGTCCTACACTCAAAGCCCTCCATCACCACCGAGCAAGAAGGCTACAAAGggccagaagaagaagaataccAAAGGGTCCGGTGGGTCGACTCGTCGCTCAACTGTGCCTGTGCTGCTTGTGCCTCAGATCCCCTCTCACAG GCTGAACAAGATCTGCACAGGAGTGGAAGTCCAGAGAAAGAATCAGTTCATGCAGAGGCTTCATAACTACTGGTTACTGAAACGACAGTCACGAAACGGGATGCCTTTGATACGCCGACTTCATTCTCATCTACAGGCCCACAAGACTGCAGAGCAG GAGCCAGATGAGAAGCTGTGTGCTGCAAGAGAAGAGTTAAGATACTGGCAAAAATTGAGGCAGGACCTGGAAAGAGCCCGACTTTTGGTGGAACTCATCCGCAAGAGAGAGAGGCTAAAGAGAGAACAG ATGAAAATTCAGCAGGCTGCTCTTGAACTGAAGTTGACACCTGCATTGGTACTTCTGCGATCCACCTTGGACCAACTGCAAGAGAAGGACACCGCTAAAATCTTCTCTCAGCCAGTCAATCTATCAGAG GTCCCAGATTACCTGGAGTTTATCTCCCAACCCATGGACTTCTCCACCATGCGTACCAAACTGGAGGGACACGCCTACTGCTCCATTGCCGACCTAGAGAAGGACTTCAACCTCGTGATCGCCAACTGCCTCAAGTACAACTCCAAGGACACCATGTTTCACAAGGCAGCCTTACAACTGCGGGAGGTGGGTGGAGCCGTTTTGCGTCACGCCCACAGGCAGTCTCAGAGCATCGGCCTGGACCCCAGCACTGGGATGCATCTCCCAGATCCTCTGAACAAACATGGCTTCTACCACTGTACGTGGGACGATG tcgACTCTCTCTTAGACCCAGACAACAGACTGCACTTAACCACAGAAGAACAGCTAAAGGCCTTACTGGACAAACTGGACATGGTTGCAGCCATGCGCACCAGTGGCGGCCGAACCAAACGCATCAGGCTGCTGCGCCGAGAGATCAACACTCTCAGACAGAAgatgaaccagcagcagcaaaactCTCAGTCTGTGAATGGTAATGACAAAGAGGACGAAGAAAaagacgaggaagaggaggaggacgaggaggaggaagaggaggatgagaaggaaaagaaaaagaaaaaggagaaaacaaatgTAGTCGATAACGGACCTTTGACAGCAGTGTCTAACTCTGGGACGG ATGACTCCCCACCTGTGCTAGAACTTACTTGCCCAGTGTCATCACCACTGCCAGGAGACGCTCCTCTCGAGCCTCCGGTCCTGGGCATCGTAACTGGTGGGCGAAGGTCACCCGGCCGCTCCTACAAGCGTCAGAGGTCATCTCGCAGCGGAAGCAAAAGCCAAGGTGAAGACGAGGCCGAAGTTGGTGAAACGCCATCTTCACAACCGGAGGCTGTTCACGAGGTTACCCCGCTGGGAAAACCTCCGACTCTGCCTCTGGTTGGAGTTGGCCGTCGCACGTCTGTCCTGTTCAAGAAAGCTAAAAATGGTGCGAGAATGCCAAAAAACAAGTCCCCACCAcaacaaaatggaaaaacatcTGAGGATAAAACAAACGGTTTGGAGAGCACCCCTGCCAGCCCAAATTCACCCAGCATGACCAACATTACTACCTTACCTCCTACTCCCAATGCTTCCCCTacacctccttctccttcctcacaTCACCTGAGGTCCAGAGGCCCCAGCTCAGAAAGTGAGGCAGACAAACTCCCCACACCACCcagagaaggag GCCTGACAAATGGAAAGCACACCTTTgcagatgatgacgatgacCAAAAACTGAA CTGTAGTGTCTCCCCACCCAAGCGAAGTCGTGGCAAACCTGCATTGGCTAAAGTGCCCGAGACTGAGAATGGAGACATCACTGGGTCTG GAAAGTCTACACTTCTGTCTTTAGATAGTGAGACCGAGCTCGCACCTCTGGACCTAGTTTGGGCCAAATGCAGAGGATATCCATCATACCCAGCAATG ATTGTTGACCCAGACATGCCCCAGGAAGGGCTTCTTCACAATGGCATCCCCATTCCAGTGCCTCCTGTGGAGGTGCTCAAACTGGGCGAGTGGAGGGAAACGGAAGAAGGCGAAAAGCTCTTCTTAGTGCTCTTCTTTGACACCAAAAGAACTTG GCAGTGGCTCCCACGGAACAAACTGCTCCATCTGGGGATGGACGACACTGTAGACAAGCTGCGCTTAATGGAAGGCAAGAAGCCAAGTGTCCGCAAGTCTGTACACACTGCATACGACCGGGCCATGGTACATTTAAACCACGTGAGAGGAAATCTGAACTTCACTCCCTCCAATTTTATAtaa
- the brpf3a gene encoding bromodomain and PHD finger-containing protein 3 isoform X3, with protein sequence MLKARRWECDTVVSRLIMGRGRGRGRGRGRGSSGQLRPPSPYRLQLSPSRETLTYAQAQKIVEVDLDGRLHRINITDSLPVITEDEMMAQDIAECNSNKENSEQTQSKTRPWRKPLNGKSRRSGKNTAHQNQRSGSQQHTGPTNSFQHPAHQTPLPEPTFRVLSSVCPTEAPPLPAAYYRYIEKSLEEQDSVAEYDMDEEDLAWLEMVNQKRVSDGHASVSPDTFELLIDRLERESILESRSQALSQSSVDEDAFCCVCLDDECLNSNVILFCDICNLAVHQECYGVPYVPEGQWLCRCCLQSPSRPVDCVLCPNRGGAFKQTSDGRWAHVVCAIWIPEVCFANTVFLEPVEGVKNIPTARWKLTCYLCKQKGRGASIQCHKANCYRAFHVTCAQKAGLFMKIDPVRETGVNGTTFSVKKTAFCEHHSPVGSRRDGTGDESAEGRLVGGRGNRGQRSYTQSPPSPPSKKATKGQKKKNTKGSGGSTRRSTVPVLLVPQIPSHRLNKICTGVEVQRKNQFMQRLHNYWLLKRQSRNGMPLIRRLHSHLQAHKTAEQKEPDEKLCAAREELRYWQKLRQDLERARLLVELIRKRERLKREQMKIQQAALELKLTPALVLLRSTLDQLQEKDTAKIFSQPVNLSEVPDYLEFISQPMDFSTMRTKLEGHAYCSIADLEKDFNLVIANCLKYNSKDTMFHKAALQLREVGGAVLRHAHRQSQSIGLDPSTGMHLPDPLNKHGFYHFDSLLDPDNRLHLTTEEQLKALLDKLDMVAAMRTSGGRTKRIRLLRREINTLRQKMNQQQQNSQSVNGNDKEDEEKDEEEEEDEEEEEEDEKEKKKKKEKTNVVDNGPLTAVSNSGTDDSPPVLELTCPVSSPLPGDAPLEPPVLGIVTGGRRSPGRSYKRQRSSRSGSKSQGEDEAEVGETPSSQPEAVHEVTPLGKPPTLPLVGVGRRTSVLFKKAKNGARMPKNKSPPQQNGKTSEDKTNGLESTPASPNSPSMTNITTLPPTPNASPTPPSPSSHHLRSRGPSSESEADKLPTPPREGGLTNGKHTFADDDDDQKLNCSVSPPKRSRGKPALAKVPETENGDITGSGKSTLLSLDSETELAPLDLVWAKCRGYPSYPAMIVDPDMPQEGLLHNGIPIPVPPVEVLKLGEWRETEEGEKLFLVLFFDTKRTWQWLPRNKLLHLGMDDTVDKLRLMEGKKPSVRKSVHTAYDRAMVHLNHVRGNLNFTPSNFI encoded by the exons ATGCTGAAGGCGAGAAGGTGGGAATGTGACACAGTTGTTAGCAGACTCATCATGGGTAGGGGtcgaggcagagggagaggaaggggcAGGGGATCATCCGGTCAGTTGCGGCCCCCCTCGCCCTACAGACTGCAGCTCTCTCCATCCAGGGAGACTTTGACATACGCTCAGGCACAGAAAATAGTGGAAGTGGACCTCGATGGAAGGCTCCATCGGATTAACATCACGGATTCTCTGCCGGTTATTACAGAGGACGAGATGATGGCCCAGGACATTGCAGAATGCAACAGCAACAAGGAGAACAGTGAACAAACGCAGAGTAAAACCAGACCTTGGAGGAAACCCTTAAATGGTAAAAGCAGGAGGAGTGGTAAAAATACGGCTCACCAGAACCAACGATCTGGCTCGCAGCAGCACACAGGACCTACTAACTCCTTCCAGCACCCGGCACACCAAACCCCTCTGCCTGAGCCCACCTTCCGTGTGCTGAGTTCAGTCTGCCCCACAGAAGCGCCGCCTCTCCCAGCAGCCTACTATCGGTACATTGAAAAGTCACTGGAGGAGCAGGACAGCGTGGCTGAGTACGACATGGACGAGGAGGACCTGGCCTGGCTGGAGATGGTGAACCAAAAGAGGGTGTCTGACGGCCATGCCTCCGTATCACCAGACACTTTTGAACTGCTGATTGACCGCCTGGAGAGGGAATCCATCCTGGAGTCCCGCAGCCAGGCATTGTCCCAGAGTTCAGTCGACGAGGATGCTTTCTGCTGCGTCTGCCTGGATGATGAATGTCTCAACAGCAATGTCATCCTGTTCTGTGACATCTGCAATCTGGCTGTCCACCAGGAGTGTTACGGTGTGCCCTACGTTCCTGAGGGTCAGTGGCTGTGCCGCTGCTGCCTCCAGTCCCCCTCCCGTCCTGTAGACTGTGTGCTCTGTCCCAACCGAGGAGGtgccttcaaacagacaagtgaTGGGCGTTGGGCTCATGTTGTCTGTGCCATATGGATCCCGGAGGTGTGCTTTGCCAACACAGTGTTTTTGGAGCCTGTTGAGGGGGTCAAGAACATCCCTACTGCTCGCTGGAAGCTCACCTGCTACCTGTGTAAGCAGAAAGGCAGGGGAGCATCCATTCAGTGCCACAAAGCCAACTGTTACAGGGCCTTTCATGTCACCTGCGCCCAGAAGGCCGGCCTGTTTATGAAGATTGATCCCGTCCGGGAGACGGGTGTGAACGGTACCACATTCTCTGTGAAGAAGACTGCTTTCTGCGAGCATCATTCTCCGGTGGGGTCTCGGCGGGATGGGACTGGAGACGAGTCGGCTGAAGGGAGACTGGTGGGAGGCAGGGGTAACAGGGGTCAGAGGTCCTACACTCAAAGCCCTCCATCACCACCGAGCAAGAAGGCTACAAAGggccagaagaagaagaataccAAAGGGTCCGGTGGGTCGACTCGTCGCTCAACTGTGCCTGTGCTGCTTGTGCCTCAGATCCCCTCTCACAG GCTGAACAAGATCTGCACAGGAGTGGAAGTCCAGAGAAAGAATCAGTTCATGCAGAGGCTTCATAACTACTGGTTACTGAAACGACAGTCACGAAACGGGATGCCTTTGATACGCCGACTTCATTCTCATCTACAGGCCCACAAGACTGCAGAGCAG AAGGAGCCAGATGAGAAGCTGTGTGCTGCAAGAGAAGAGTTAAGATACTGGCAAAAATTGAGGCAGGACCTGGAAAGAGCCCGACTTTTGGTGGAACTCATCCGCAAGAGAGAGAGGCTAAAGAGAGAACAG ATGAAAATTCAGCAGGCTGCTCTTGAACTGAAGTTGACACCTGCATTGGTACTTCTGCGATCCACCTTGGACCAACTGCAAGAGAAGGACACCGCTAAAATCTTCTCTCAGCCAGTCAATCTATCAGAG GTCCCAGATTACCTGGAGTTTATCTCCCAACCCATGGACTTCTCCACCATGCGTACCAAACTGGAGGGACACGCCTACTGCTCCATTGCCGACCTAGAGAAGGACTTCAACCTCGTGATCGCCAACTGCCTCAAGTACAACTCCAAGGACACCATGTTTCACAAGGCAGCCTTACAACTGCGGGAGGTGGGTGGAGCCGTTTTGCGTCACGCCCACAGGCAGTCTCAGAGCATCGGCCTGGACCCCAGCACTGGGATGCATCTCCCAGATCCTCTGAACAAACATGGCTTCTACCACT tcgACTCTCTCTTAGACCCAGACAACAGACTGCACTTAACCACAGAAGAACAGCTAAAGGCCTTACTGGACAAACTGGACATGGTTGCAGCCATGCGCACCAGTGGCGGCCGAACCAAACGCATCAGGCTGCTGCGCCGAGAGATCAACACTCTCAGACAGAAgatgaaccagcagcagcaaaactCTCAGTCTGTGAATGGTAATGACAAAGAGGACGAAGAAAaagacgaggaagaggaggaggacgaggaggaggaagaggaggatgagaaggaaaagaaaaagaaaaaggagaaaacaaatgTAGTCGATAACGGACCTTTGACAGCAGTGTCTAACTCTGGGACGG ATGACTCCCCACCTGTGCTAGAACTTACTTGCCCAGTGTCATCACCACTGCCAGGAGACGCTCCTCTCGAGCCTCCGGTCCTGGGCATCGTAACTGGTGGGCGAAGGTCACCCGGCCGCTCCTACAAGCGTCAGAGGTCATCTCGCAGCGGAAGCAAAAGCCAAGGTGAAGACGAGGCCGAAGTTGGTGAAACGCCATCTTCACAACCGGAGGCTGTTCACGAGGTTACCCCGCTGGGAAAACCTCCGACTCTGCCTCTGGTTGGAGTTGGCCGTCGCACGTCTGTCCTGTTCAAGAAAGCTAAAAATGGTGCGAGAATGCCAAAAAACAAGTCCCCACCAcaacaaaatggaaaaacatcTGAGGATAAAACAAACGGTTTGGAGAGCACCCCTGCCAGCCCAAATTCACCCAGCATGACCAACATTACTACCTTACCTCCTACTCCCAATGCTTCCCCTacacctccttctccttcctcacaTCACCTGAGGTCCAGAGGCCCCAGCTCAGAAAGTGAGGCAGACAAACTCCCCACACCACCcagagaaggag GCCTGACAAATGGAAAGCACACCTTTgcagatgatgacgatgacCAAAAACTGAA CTGTAGTGTCTCCCCACCCAAGCGAAGTCGTGGCAAACCTGCATTGGCTAAAGTGCCCGAGACTGAGAATGGAGACATCACTGGGTCTG GAAAGTCTACACTTCTGTCTTTAGATAGTGAGACCGAGCTCGCACCTCTGGACCTAGTTTGGGCCAAATGCAGAGGATATCCATCATACCCAGCAATG ATTGTTGACCCAGACATGCCCCAGGAAGGGCTTCTTCACAATGGCATCCCCATTCCAGTGCCTCCTGTGGAGGTGCTCAAACTGGGCGAGTGGAGGGAAACGGAAGAAGGCGAAAAGCTCTTCTTAGTGCTCTTCTTTGACACCAAAAGAACTTG GCAGTGGCTCCCACGGAACAAACTGCTCCATCTGGGGATGGACGACACTGTAGACAAGCTGCGCTTAATGGAAGGCAAGAAGCCAAGTGTCCGCAAGTCTGTACACACTGCATACGACCGGGCCATGGTACATTTAAACCACGTGAGAGGAAATCTGAACTTCACTCCCTCCAATTTTATAtaa